A stretch of Procambarus clarkii isolate CNS0578487 chromosome 20, FALCON_Pclarkii_2.0, whole genome shotgun sequence DNA encodes these proteins:
- the LOC138366750 gene encoding calponin homology domain-containing protein DDB_G0272472-like, whose product MSNIHHVQDRRAESIIEDRRAESITEDRRAGSIIEDRRAGSIIEDRRAESIIEDRRAGSIAGNRRAESIIEDRRAECIIEDRRAESIIEDRRAESIIEDRRAGSIAGNRRAESIIEDRRAECIIEDRRAESIIEDRRAGSIAGNRRAESIIEDRRAECIIEDRRAESIIEDRRAESIIEDRRAGSIAGNRRAVSIIEDSRAESIIEDRRAGSIAGNSRAESITKDTRTENIVEDTKAELINKSGMKVILKLDY is encoded by the exons ATGAGTAATATCCACCATGTTCAAG acaggagagctgaGAGTATTATTGAAGACAGGAGAGCTGAGAGtattactgaagacaggagagctggGAGTATTATTGAAGACAGGAGAGCTGGGAGTATTATTGAAGACAGGAGAGCTGAGAGTATTATTGAAGACAGGAGAGCTGGGAGTATTGCTGGAAACAGGAGAGCTGAGAGTATTATTGAAGACAGGAGAGCTGAGTGTATTATTGAAGACAGGAGAGCTGAGAGTATTATTGAAGACAGGAGAGCTGAGAGTATTATTGAAGACAGGAGAGCTGGGAGTATTGCTGGAAACAGGAGAGCTGAGAGTATTATTGAAGACAGGAGAGCTGAGTGTATTATTGAAGACAGGAGAGCTGAGAGTATTATTGAAGACAGGAGAGCTGGGAGTATTGCTGGAAACAGGAGAGCTGAGAGTATTATTGAAGACAGGAGAGCTGAGTGTATTATTGAAGACAGGAGAGCTGAGAGTATTATTGAAGACAGGAGAGCTGAGAGTATTATTGAAGACAGGAGAGCTGGGAGTATTGCTGGAAACAGGAGAGCTGTGAGTATTATTGAAGACAGCAGAGCTGAGAGTATTATTGAAGACAGGAGAGCTGGGAGTATTGCTGGAAACAGCAGAGCTGAGAGTATTACAAAAGACACAAGAACTGAGAATATCGTGGAAGATACCAAAGCTGAACTAATTAATAAAAGTGGCATGAAGGTTATATTAAAATTGGATTATTAG